The genomic window AACCGCTGATGCCGAGACCGAGCATCCAGAGGTTTCCGCCCACGCCCGGCGAGAAGCTGGCGTTGGCGAGCGGCTGATACGCGAACCACCCGAAGCCGGCCGCACCCTGCGGGGTGAGGAAGCCCGAGACGGCGATGGTCGAGCCGAAGAGGAACAGCCAGAACGCGAAGGCGTTCAGACGCGGGAACGCCACGTCGGGCGCGCCGATCTGCAGCGGCAGCAGCGCGTTGGCGAAGCCGGCGAACAGCGGCGTCGCGAACATGAGCAGCATGATCGTGCCGTGCATCGTGAACAGCTGGTTGTACTGCTCTTTGGTCGGGATGATCTGCATACCCGGCTCGAACAGCTCGGCGCGGATGATCAGCGCCATGACACCACCGAGCATAAAGAACATGACGGAGGCGATCAGGTACATGTACCCGATGGTCTTGTGGTCGGTGGAGGTGATCCACTTGACGACCAGGTTGCCCTTCTGCTCGACACGCGTGGTGCTCAGCAGTGCGGCTTGACGCGGCGGGAGAGTCGTCGGGCGCGAAGGGCCCGTCCCCTGGAGCGGAAGCGTCGTGGCCATGATCACTCGTTCCCTTCGGTACCGGCCGTCGTCAGGTTCTGCAGACGCGACAGGTCGCTGATGTCACCCACGTCGCCGGCACGGCGCAGCGAGTCGAGGTAGTTGTTGTACTCGTCTTCGCTGACGACCTTGACGTTGAAGAGCATGGCGGAGTGGTACTCACCGCAGAGCTCCGCGCACTTGCCCTCGTACGTGCCTTCACGGGTGGGCGTGAACGACCACTCGTTGTCGCGACCGATGTACATGTCTTTCTTGTAGAGGAAGTCGATGATCCAGAAGGAGTGGATGACGTCGCGTGAGCGGAGGTCGATCTTCACCGTCTTGTTCACCGGCAGGTACAGCGTCGGGACATCCTGGAGGTCGTAACCGTCGGACGTGGCCTTGGCCTGCACACCCATGGAGTACACGGCGTCGGAGTTGTCTTCCTTCGTGCCGTTGTACTGGAAGTCCCACGCCCATTGCTTGCCGTAGGCGGTGATGGAGACGTCGGGGTTGTCGTACTGCGTCTCGAGCGTGTTCTGATCACGCGCCGTGAAGGCGAAGAAGCCCACGACGAGGATCAGCGGCACGACCGTGTAGAAGATCTCGACCGGCATGTTGTATCGCAGCTGGACCGGCAGACCGGACTGGCCCTTGCGGCGGCGGTACGCGATGACCGACCAGAGCATGAGGCCCCAGGTGATGACACCCACCGCGAGGAGCACGATCCACGAGTTGACCCAGAGCCCTGCGACCATGTCGGTGTGGTTCGTGGCGGCCGGGCCGTCATCGACGAAGCCGGGCAGGAAGCCGTGGAGCTGGGTCGTGGTGCAGCCGGAGAGGAGCGCTACGGAGGCGATGCCGAGGGGAAGCGCTGCCCAGCGAAGGCGACGTTTGGAGGGCACAATGCACCTTTCCGGGTCGTGGATGTTGCTCTGACAGTCTAGAGCAACCTCTCACCGTTCTCAGGCCATTCGTCCAGTGCCGAGACATCGAGAACCCCCGGATTCCGCGGTGTGATCCGGGATTCCGGGGGCTCTCGACGTGGCGCCGGAGAACGGCGTCAGGGGGTCAGTGGAAGCTGTCTCCGCACGCGCAGGAACCCTGGGCGTTCGGGTTGTCGATCGTGAAGCCCTGCTCCGAGATCGTGTCCTTGAAGTCGATGTTCGCGCCGTCGAGGTACGGGACGCTCATGTCATCGACGATCACCTCGACGCCGTCGAAGTCGACGACTTTGTCACCGTCAAGGTAACGCTCGTCGAAGTACAGCTGGTAGATGAGGCCGGAGCAGCCGCCGGGCTGGACGGCGACGCGCAGGCGCAGGTCGTCGCGACCCTCCTGCGACAGCAGGCTCTTCACCTTGTCGGAGGCGGCCGCGGTCAGGCCGACGCCGTGCTCGCGGGTCTCGGCGGAGGACGACAGTGTGGTGTCGGTCATGGCGATGCCCTTCGGGTTGTTCGGTCGCGGGGACGAGTCGAGTCTACGCCCGTCCCGCCCCCGCGGCCCCGATCAGTGCGTCCGCGCGTTGAGGCGGGCCAGCAGCAGCGCCTCCGAGACGAGCGCATTGCGGAAGGTCTCGAGGTGCAGCGACTCGTTCGGGCTGTGCGCCCGCGCGTGCGGATCTTCGACCCCGGTCACGAGGATCTGCGCCTCGGGGAACTCGCGGACGAGGTCCGAGATGAACGGGATCGATCCCCCGATGCCGACGTCGACCGAGTCGACCCCGTATCCGTCCGCGAAGGAGGCACGAGCCTCTTCGACGGCCCATCCGCTGGTGTCGACCAGGAAGGAGTCGCCGCAGTCGACGTCGGTGAACTCGAGCTGCGCGCCGAAGGGGGCATGCGCACGCAGGTGCGCCTCGACCGCGGCGAAGGCCTCCTGCGCGTCCTGCCCGGGAGCGACCCGCGCGCTGATGACGACGCTCGTCTGCGGGGAGAGGGTGTTGGATGCCGCCTCGACCGGGGTGGCATCCCATCCGGTGATCGTGATGGACGGCTTGTTCCAGATGCGGCTGAGGATCGAGTCGCGGCCGATCGGGCTCACGCCCTCGAGGAGGCCGGACTCCGCGCGCAGCGTCGCCTCGTCGTAGTCCGGGGTCTCGGCGTCGCGCACGGCGAGGCCCTCGACCGCGACGGCGCCGTCGTCGTCCCACAGGGTCGCGAGGAGCTTGACGGTGGCGAGCATGGCATCCGGGACCGCTCCGCCCATCATCCCGGAGTGGGACGCGTGCTCGAGGGTGCGGACGGTCAGGGTGAAGCGTGCGTTTCCGCGGAGAGAGACGGTGAGGCCGGGGGTGCGCTCATCCCAGTTGCCCGAGTCGGCGACGACGATGACGTCCGAGCGGAGCACCTCGGCGTTGTCGGTGAGGAACTGGCCGAAGGAGCGCGAACCGTACTCCTCCTCCCCCTCGATGAAGACGGCGAGGCCGAGGTCGAGGTCGTCACCGATGACCTCGGACACGGCGCGGATGGCGCCCACGTGGGCCATGATGCCGGCCTTGTCGTCGGCGGCGCCCCGGCCGTAGAGACGCCCGTCGCGGACGGTCGGCTCGAACGGCGGCGACTCCCACAGCGCCTCGTCTCCCGGAGGCTGCACATCGTGGTGCGCGTACAGCAGCACGGTCGGGCGCCCGTTGCGGGCCGCACGCGTGGCGAGCACCGCGGGCTGGCCGAACTCATCGGTTCCGGGGATCGCGGCGCGCTTGACCTCGACCGCGTCGAAGACGCCGGTGCCCTCGAGGAGGGCGGCCACGGCGTCGGCGCTCTTCACGAGCGCGGACTGGTCGAAGGCCGGCCACGCGATCGAAGGGATGCGAACGAGGGAGCCGAGGTCGGAGAGGGCGGAGGGGATGCCGGCGTCCGCTGCTTTTTGCACAGCGTCCTGCTGGGACAGGTCGAGGGTCATGCGGGTAATCTTAAATCTCCCGATCAGCGAAGCACCGAGGTTTCCCGTGGCCAAGTCCCCCGCACCCGCACCCAACGACACCCCCGTCGAGCCGACGGAGCTCGGTTCGGGCAAGGGCCGCGCGACCCCGTCGCGCGCCGAGCAGGAGGCCGCCCGCAAGCGCCCCCTCGTGCCCGACACCAAAGAGGCCAAGGCCCGCGCGCGCGCCGAGCTCGCCGCTCAGCGCGAGAAGGCCCGCATCGGCATGGCCGCCGGCGAAGAGAAGTACCTGCCCGTCCGCGACCGCGGCCCGCAGCGCCGCTTCGCCCGCGACTTCGTCGACGCCGGCTGGCATCTCGGCGAGGGCGTGATGCCGTTCATGATCCTCGTCATCGTGGCGACGCTGATCCCCGTGTCGTTCTTCCAGTACTGGTCGTTCGTCGCGCTGTGGATCTTCATCCTCTTCGTCGTCGGCGACATGATCATCACCTCGATCCGCATCAAGCGGGCCGCCAGAGAGAAGTTCGGCGAAAGCCGACTCGAGAAGGGCCTCGGCTGGTACGCCGCGATGCGCACCGTCCAGATGCGCTTCATGCGCCTGCCGAAGGCCCAGGTCAAGCGCGGACAGTACCCGGTCTGACCCGGTCCCTCTTCGACGAAGCGGCGCGCCTTCGGGCGCGCCGCTTCTGCGTGGGCGCGACCGCGCGGCGGATCCTCAGCGGGCGCGCGCGAGACCGCGGTTGATCTGCCGGGCCCACAGCGGGCCGCGGTACAGGAACCCGGTGTACCCCTGCACGAGCGTCGCCCCGGCGGCGAGACGATCGCGGACGTCGTCGGCGGTCTCCACTCCCCCGGCCGAGATCACAACGAACTCCTCCGGCACCGCGGCGCGCACCAGGCGCAGCACCTCGGCGGCGCGGGCCTTGAGCGGCGCCCCCGACAGTCCACCGGCGCCCATCGCCTCGACCTTCGCGGCGTCGGTCGAGAGTCCCGTGCGCGCGATCGTCGTGTTGGTCGCGATGATCCCCGAGAGTCCGGCATCGACGGCGAGACGCGCGATGTCCTGCACCTCGGCGTCATCGAGGTCGGGAGCGATCTTCACGAGCAGGGGCGTGTCGCCCGCGGCATCCCGAACCTCCGTCAGTAACGGACGCAGCGTCTCGACCGCCTGCAGGCCGCGCAGACCGGGCGTGTTCGGCGAGGACACGTTGACGACGAGGTAGTCGGCGAGCGGAGCCAGCAGACGTGCACTGCGGACGTAGTCGGTCGTGGCGTCGTCGACGGCGACCACACGACTCTTGCCGATGTTCACGCCGATCACCGGGCGCCGACGGGCTCGTCGCAGGCGGCGCAGCTTCGCCGCGGCGGCGACCGCACCGTCGTTGTTGAAACCCATGCGGTTGATCACCGCGCGGTCGGCGACGAGCCGGAACAGGCGGGGCCGCGGGTTGCCGGGCTGCGCGAGCGCGGTGATCGTCCCCACCTCGACGTGACCGAAGCCGAGGGCGCCGAGGCCGCCGACCATCGTGACGTTCTTGTCGAAGCCCGCGGCGACGCCGAACGGCGAATCGAACGTCAGTCCCAGGGCATGCACGCGCTGCGCGGGCGTGGGCGCGGTGAAGCGACGGACGAGGGATGCCACCGGCTCCACGCCCGCGGCACGGATGACGAGTGCGCCGAGATGGTGCGCGAACTCGGGATCGAAGCGGGTCAGGACCGTACGGAAGAGAAGGGGATACATCCCCGCCAGGTTACTGGACCGGGTCGGACTCGCCGGTCTGCCCGGAGAAACGCTCCGCGTGATCGGCGCGCAGCTGCGCGATCGCGGCGTCGAAGTCGTCGAGCGAATCGAACGCCTGGTAGACGCTGGCGAAGCGCAGGTAGGCGACCTCGTCGAGCTCTCGCAGCGGGCCGAGGATTGACAGGCCGATCTCGTTCGCCTCGATCTGCGACGAGCCGGTCTGGCGGATGTTCTCTTCGACCTGCTGGGCGAGCACCGCCAGGTCGGCGTCGGTCACCGGTCGCCCCTGGCACGCCTTGCGGACGCCCGACATCACCTTCTCGCGACTGAACGGCTCGACGACCCCGGAGCGTTTGATCACGTTGAGACTCGCGGTCTCGACGGTCGAGAAGCGCCCCCCGCACTTCGGGCACTGGCGGCGGCGGCGGATGCTGAGGCCGTCGTCGCTGGTGCGCGAATCGATGACGCGGGAGTCCGGGTTGCGGCAGAAGGGACAGTGCATGACGCCGCCAGACTACGCGTCGAAGCGCGCGGTCACGGCCTCGCCGTGCGCGGGGAGCGCTTCGGCCTCGGCCAGGGTGACGATGGCGTCGCGCACCCGGGCGAGGGCCTCTCGGTCGTACTCGACGACCTGCTGCGGGCGCAGGAAGGTCGCCGCCGACAACCCCGCTCCGTACCGCGCCTGTCCCCCGGTCGGGAGCACGTGGTTGCTGCCGGCGAGGTAGTCGCCGAGGCTGACCGGCGTGTACGGGCCGACGAACACGGCCCCGGCGTTCACGAAATCCTCGGGACGCGGGTCGGCGAGGTGCAGCTCGAGATGCTCGGGGGCGTAGGCGTTGCTGAACGCGGTCGCCTGGGCGAGGTCGTCGACCAGGACGACCGCCGACTGCGGCCCGTGGAACGCCGCCGTCACGCGCTCGGTGTGGCGGGTCGCGGCGACGCGCTCGGGCAGTGCCGCCCGGACGGCCTCGGCCAGCTCGACGGAGTCGGTGACCAGCACGGCCGAGGCCTGCTCGTCGTGCTCGGCCTGGCTGACGAGATCGGCCGCGACGAGAGCGGGGGCCGCGCTGTCGTCGGCGACGACGAGGATCTCGGTCGCCCCGGCTTCGGAGTCGGTGCCGACGCGGCCGGCGACGGCGCGCTTGGCGGAGGCGACGAAGTTGTTGCCGGGCCCGGTCACGACGTCGACCGGGTCGAGCCCGATCTCGGCGACCCCGTAGGCGAAGGCGCCGATGGCTCCCGCTCCCCCCATCGCGTAGACCTCGGTGACACCCAGGAGCTTGGCGGCGGCGAGGATGACGGGGTGCACGCGGCCGCCGAACGCCGCCTGCGGCGGGGATGCGAGGGCGACCTCGCGCACACCCGCGACCTGCGCGGGCACGGTGTTCATCACCACGCTCGAGGGGTACACGGCCTTGCCACCCGGGACGTAGAGCCCGACGCGTCGCACCGGCTGCCACCGCTGCGTCACGCGCGCACCGTCGCCGAGTTCGGTGACGACCGGGGCGGGGACCTGGGCGGCGGATGCTTTGCGCACGCGCACGATCGCCTCGTCCAGAGCGGCACGGATGCCGGGATCGAGATCGCGCAGTGCCTCATCGAGGTGGTCCGCGGGCACGCGGAGAGCGTGGTCGCTCACCCGGTCGAAACGGGCGGCCTGCTCGCGAAGTGCTTCGTCGCCCCGGCGCGCGACGTCGTCGACGAGACGCGCCGCGGTGGCGAGGGCCTCGTCGCGCGCAGCGTCCGCCCGCGGGACGACGGCCAGGAGCTCGGCCGGCGAGAGCACGCGGCCGCGGAGATCGATCGTGCGAAGCATGTCTTCAAGGCTACCGGCGCCTGCGAGCCGCCTCGCGCGGGGCGGGCGGCTCGCAGGCTCTGCTCAGCCGCGCGTGACGCCGGAGACGTCGTGCAGGTAGCCGATGCGGCCGTCGTCGTGACGGACGACGAACGTCTCACCGCGATCCTCGATCACGAGCGCCCACGCCGTCGGCCCGATCCGGAAGATCGGCGTGCCGTAGTCGTCGACGATCTCGCGCTCCTCGGGAGCCAGCGCCCAGAACGCCTGCGCGTGCGGGTGGTCGTCGTGCGCGGCACGCTGCTCGGCCGTGGGCTCGTCGCCGGCCGGGGCAGCCCAGCGCGAGTGGTCGTCGTGACCGTCCGCGTCGTCACGATCGTCATCGGCGCGCAGCGGCGCGAAGACGTCGGTGTCGTTGGCGTCGGAGTGAGCGGAGAGCACGCTCGTCGCGGGCGCGGGGTCGTGCGCCAGGTCGGTCGAGCCGGTGTAGGTGCCGGGAGTGGGGGCATCCGCGTCGGCGTGGGCGCTCGAGTGGGCGGCGGCGGCACGCGTGGAGCCCGGGGTCGAGGGCGTGCGGGGCGTGCGCGGGCGCGCGACGACCGGGCGGATGGGTCGCGCGTTGCGATGAGCGGGGATTTCTTCACGGTCGCGGAAGTCGGCGGAGAACGGCGGGATGAAAGGCGCGAAGACCGTGAGGACCACACCCGCCAGCAGCAGGACGGCCTCGACCCAGATAACCCAGGAGCGCGTCCAGACGGTGTTCGAGGCGTAGACGGCGACGGCGTCCCACACCCACGAGACCCACACGAGGGCGGAGATCGTGAACGCGACCGAGGCGAACTGGTCGATGCCGAGCGATCCGACGCGGCGGATGCCCTGCGGGGAGAGGCGACGGAGTATCACCAGTCCCACGGCGACGGTCGGCAGGGCGATCGCGGGGATCCACCACAGGCCCGAGAGCCAGACGTTCGCCCCGCCGATCAGGACGCTCGAACCGGATTCGAGGATGTTGGTGCGGAAGAACGAGACGAGGAACGCCACGACCCAGATGCCGAGCAGGGCGACCTCGCGGACCGAGAACGGACCGACGCCGTAGTTCGGGCGGGCGTCGCGGCCGTCGACGACGGGACGGCTGCCCGTGTGGGCGTTGGCGTGCGCCGCGGCCGGAAGAGAGGCGCCGCGGGACCCGGCATCGACGGCGCCGGTGTCGTGGGCGAAGGTGTCGTCCGCGTCGGCGGCGCGGTCACCCGTGCCCTGTCGGCGGGCACCGGTGGTTTCGGAGGACGCGCTCTCGTCGGCACGGGAGCCGTCAAGGCGATCGGGGTCGGTGGGCGTGAAGCCGTCGTGGGGGGTCGAATCGGTCACGGTGGTCCTTTCGGAGGGCGGCAAGCGCCCGGTCATCCTAACCAGGGGGTGCCCAGAACGAGCTGGGGTTGAAACGCGCCGCGAGGGCGCGCGGGTCAACCGAGGCAGTTCGGGCCGAGGAGGCCCTTGAGCTCGCCGAACAGGTCGGCGGTCACGCGAACGGGCATCGGCACCTCGAACACCTTGGCGGTGCCGCCTTTGTGCAACTTGAGGACGACCTCGGTTGATCCGGAGTGACGTTGCAGCATCTGCGCGAGCTCGCCGACGAGCGCCTCGTTCGCGCGCTGCTCGGGAACGACGAGGGTGAGTCCGCCCGCGTCGTCGAGGCCCTCGAGATCGGGGGCGAAGGCGCTCTGGGCGTGCAGGTTGAGTCCGTCGTCGCGACGCGAAACGCGTCCGCGGACCACGAGGATCGAATCGCCCTGCAGGATCGGCGCGAATTCCGCGTAGGTCTTGCCCATGAACATCACGGTCACCTCGCCGTTGAAGTCCTCGACGGTGACCATGCCGTAGGGGTTTCCGCTCTGCTTCGCGACGCGGTGCTGCACACTCGTCAGCAGACCGGCGACCGTCACCTGGTCGCCGTCCTGCACGTCTTCGGAGGCGAGCAGGTCGTGGATCGAGGTGGACGCGTGCTTCGCGAGGGGCACCTCGAGACCGGCCAACGGGTGGTCGGACACGTAGAGGCCGAGCATCTCGCGCTCGAACGCCAGCTTGTCCTTCTTGGTCCACTCGGGCCGTTCAGGCACTTTGACGACCTGTTGGGGCTCGTCCCACAGCGAGTCGAAGTCGAAGCCGACCTCGCCGTTCGCCTCGCGCTTCTTGTCGATCACGGCGCCCTCGCAGGCGTCTTCGTGCACCTCGATGAGCGCCCGGCGCGTGGACCCGAGCGAATCGAACGCCCCCGCCTTGATCAGCGACTCGACGGTGCGCTTGTTCGCCGCGTGCGCGGGGACCTTCGCGAGGAAGTCGTGGAACGACGTGTATTTGGCCTCTTGCCGTGACGCCACGATTCCATCGACGACGTTGGTGCCCACGTTGCGGACGGCACCGAGGCCGAAGCGGATGTCTTCGCCGACGGCCGCGAAGTACCGGATCGACTCGTTGACGTCGGGCGGGAGCACTTTGATGCCCATGCGGCGGCACTCGTTGAGATAGACCGCCATCTTGTCCTTGGAATCCCCGACGCTCGTGAGCAGGGCGGCCATGTACTCGGCCGGGTAGTGCGCCTTGAGGTAGGCCGTCCAGTACGACACGAGCCCGTAGGCCGCGGTGTGCGCCTTGTTGAAGGCGTAGTCGGCGAATGACTCGAGCACCTTCCAGAGCGTCTGCTGCGCGACGTCGCCGAACCCGCGCTCGGTCATACCGCCGAAGAAGATCTCTTTCTGCTTGTCGAGCTCGCTCTTCTTCTTCTTACCCATCGCGCGGCGCAAGAGGTCGGCCTGACCGAGGGTGTACCCGGCGACGCGCTGGGCGACCGCCATCACCTGCTCCTGGTAGACGATCAGGCCGTAGGTGGTGTCGAGGATGTCGGCGAGCGGCTCTTCGAGTTCGGGGTGGATCGGCTCGATCTCTTGCTGCTTGTTCTTGCGCAGCGCGTAGTTGATGTGCGAGTTCACGCCCATCGGGCCGGGGCGGTAGAGCGCGAGCACCGCCGAGATGTCCTCGAAGTTGTCGGGGCGCATGAGGCGCAGCAGCGAGCGCATGGGCCCGCCGTCGAGCTGGAAGACTCCCAGCGTGTCGCCCCGGGCGAGCAGTTCGTAGGATGCCGCATCGTCGAGCGCGAGGTCTTCGAGCACGAGGGGGTGGCCGCGGTTGGCCTCGATGTTGTCGAGCGCGTCGTTGATGATCGTGAGGTTGCGCAGCCCCAGGAAGTCCATCTTGATGAGGCCGAGCGACTCGCACGCGGGGTAGTCGAACTGCGTGACGATCTGGCCGTCCTGCTCGCGGCGCATGATCGGGATGATGTCGATCAGCGGCTCGCTCGACATGATCACGCCGGCCGCGTGCACGCCCCACTGGCGCTTGAGGTTCTCAAGGCCCAACGCGGTGTCGAAGACCGTCTTCGCCTCGGCGTCGGTCTCGATGAGGGTGCGGAACTCGCTCGCCTCTTTGTAGCGCGGGTGCTCGGGGTTGAACATGCCGTCGAGCGGCATGTCCTTGCCCATCACGGCCGGGGGCATGGCCTTGGTGAGGCGGTCGCCCATGCTGAAGGGGAAGCCCAGCACGCGACCGGCGTCCTTCAGGGCCTGCTTGGCCTTGATCGTGCCGTAGGTCACGATCTGCGCGACGCGCTCGTCGCCGTACTTCTCGGTGACGTACTGGATGACCTCGCCGCGACGACGATCGTCGAAGTCGACGTCGAAGTCGGGCATGGAAACGCGGTCGGGGTTGAGGAACCGCTCGAAGATCAGGCCGTGCTGCAGGGGGTCGAGGTCGGTGATCTTCATCGCGTACGCGACCATCGACCCGGCACCCGAACCACGACCGGGACCCACGCGGATCCCGTTGTCCTTGGCCCAGTTGATGAAGTCGGCGACGACGAGGAAGTAGCCCGGGAATCCCATCTGCAGGATGACGTCGGTCTCGTACTCGGCCTGCTTGCGCACGGTGTCGGGGATGCCCCCGGGGTACCGGTCGTTGAGGCCGTTCTCGACCTCTTTGATCATCCAGCTGCCCTCGGTCTCGCCCTCGGGGACGGGGAACCGCGGCATGTAGTTGGCGGAGGTGTCGAACTCGACGTCGCAGCGCTCGGCGATCAGCAGCGTGTTGTCGCACGCCTCGGGGTGGTCGCGGAACACCTGGCGCATCTCGGCGGGCGACTTGACGTAGTAGCCGTCGCCGTCGAACTTGAAGCGCTTCGGGTCGTCGAGCGTCGAGCCCGACTGCACGCACAACAGGGCGGCGTGACTCGTCGCGTCGTGCTGGTGCGTGTAGTGGAGGTCGTTCGTGCCGAGCAACGGGATGCCGAGGTCTTTCGACAGCTTCAACAGGTCGCCCATGACGCGCCGCTCGATCGAGAGACCGTGGTCCATGATCTCGGCGAAGTAGTTGTCTTTGCCGAAGATGTCCTGGAACTCGGCGGCCGCGGCCCGGGCGGCCTCGTACTGTCCGAGGCGCAGGCGCGTCTGCACCTCGCCGGAGGGACACCCGGTCGTCGCGATCAGACCCTTGCTGTAGGTCTGCAGCAGTTCGCGGTCCATGCGGGGCTTGAAGTAGTAGCCCTCCATGCTCGCCTTGGACGACAGGCGGAAGAGGTTGTGCATGCCCTGCGTGGTCTCGGACAGCAGGGTCATGTGCGTGTACGCGCCCGAACCCGAGACGTCGTCGCTCTGCTGCTCGGGAGTACCCCAGCGGACACGGGTCTTGTCGGAACGGTGGGTTCCGGGGGTGACGTACGCCTCGATGCCGATGATCGGCTTGATGCCGGCGTCTTTCGCCGTCTTGTAGAACTCGTAGGCCGCGAACGTGTTGCCGTGGTCGGTCACGGCGATGGCCGGCATGCCTTGTTTGACGGCCTCTTGGACCATCGGACCGATGCGGGCCGCGCCATCGAGCATCGAATACTCGCTGTGCACGTGAA from Microbacterium testaceum includes these protein-coding regions:
- the ctaC gene encoding aa3-type cytochrome oxidase subunit II, with the protein product MPSKRRLRWAALPLGIASVALLSGCTTTQLHGFLPGFVDDGPAATNHTDMVAGLWVNSWIVLLAVGVITWGLMLWSVIAYRRRKGQSGLPVQLRYNMPVEIFYTVVPLILVVGFFAFTARDQNTLETQYDNPDVSITAYGKQWAWDFQYNGTKEDNSDAVYSMGVQAKATSDGYDLQDVPTLYLPVNKTVKIDLRSRDVIHSFWIIDFLYKKDMYIGRDNEWSFTPTREGTYEGKCAELCGEYHSAMLFNVKVVSEDEYNNYLDSLRRAGDVGDISDLSRLQNLTTAGTEGNE
- the hisD gene encoding histidinol dehydrogenase yields the protein MLRTIDLRGRVLSPAELLAVVPRADAARDEALATAARLVDDVARRGDEALREQAARFDRVSDHALRVPADHLDEALRDLDPGIRAALDEAIVRVRKASAAQVPAPVVTELGDGARVTQRWQPVRRVGLYVPGGKAVYPSSVVMNTVPAQVAGVREVALASPPQAAFGGRVHPVILAAAKLLGVTEVYAMGGAGAIGAFAYGVAEIGLDPVDVVTGPGNNFVASAKRAVAGRVGTDSEAGATEILVVADDSAAPALVAADLVSQAEHDEQASAVLVTDSVELAEAVRAALPERVAATRHTERVTAAFHGPQSAVVLVDDLAQATAFSNAYAPEHLELHLADPRPEDFVNAGAVFVGPYTPVSLGDYLAGSNHVLPTGGQARYGAGLSAATFLRPQQVVEYDREALARVRDAIVTLAEAEALPAHGEAVTARFDA
- a CDS encoding dipeptidase, which codes for MTLDLSQQDAVQKAADAGIPSALSDLGSLVRIPSIAWPAFDQSALVKSADAVAALLEGTGVFDAVEVKRAAIPGTDEFGQPAVLATRAARNGRPTVLLYAHHDVQPPGDEALWESPPFEPTVRDGRLYGRGAADDKAGIMAHVGAIRAVSEVIGDDLDLGLAVFIEGEEEYGSRSFGQFLTDNAEVLRSDVIVVADSGNWDERTPGLTVSLRGNARFTLTVRTLEHASHSGMMGGAVPDAMLATVKLLATLWDDDGAVAVEGLAVRDAETPDYDEATLRAESGLLEGVSPIGRDSILSRIWNKPSITITGWDATPVEAASNTLSPQTSVVISARVAPGQDAQEAFAAVEAHLRAHAPFGAQLEFTDVDCGDSFLVDTSGWAVEEARASFADGYGVDSVDVGIGGSIPFISDLVREFPEAQILVTGVEDPHARAHSPNESLHLETFRNALVSEALLLARLNARTH
- a CDS encoding quinone-dependent dihydroorotate dehydrogenase produces the protein MYPLLFRTVLTRFDPEFAHHLGALVIRAAGVEPVASLVRRFTAPTPAQRVHALGLTFDSPFGVAAGFDKNVTMVGGLGALGFGHVEVGTITALAQPGNPRPRLFRLVADRAVINRMGFNNDGAVAAAAKLRRLRRARRRPVIGVNIGKSRVVAVDDATTDYVRSARLLAPLADYLVVNVSSPNTPGLRGLQAVETLRPLLTEVRDAAGDTPLLVKIAPDLDDAEVQDIARLAVDAGLSGIIATNTTIARTGLSTDAAKVEAMGAGGLSGAPLKARAAEVLRLVRAAVPEEFVVISAGGVETADDVRDRLAAGATLVQGYTGFLYRGPLWARQINRGLARAR
- a CDS encoding DUF3043 domain-containing protein; amino-acid sequence: MAKSPAPAPNDTPVEPTELGSGKGRATPSRAEQEAARKRPLVPDTKEAKARARAELAAQREKARIGMAAGEEKYLPVRDRGPQRRFARDFVDAGWHLGEGVMPFMILVIVATLIPVSFFQYWSFVALWIFILFVVGDMIITSIRIKRAAREKFGESRLEKGLGWYAAMRTVQMRFMRLPKAQVKRGQYPV
- the dnaE gene encoding DNA polymerase III subunit alpha, with product MLDGAARIGPMVQEAVKQGMPAIAVTDHGNTFAAYEFYKTAKDAGIKPIIGIEAYVTPGTHRSDKTRVRWGTPEQQSDDVSGSGAYTHMTLLSETTQGMHNLFRLSSKASMEGYYFKPRMDRELLQTYSKGLIATTGCPSGEVQTRLRLGQYEAARAAAAEFQDIFGKDNYFAEIMDHGLSIERRVMGDLLKLSKDLGIPLLGTNDLHYTHQHDATSHAALLCVQSGSTLDDPKRFKFDGDGYYVKSPAEMRQVFRDHPEACDNTLLIAERCDVEFDTSANYMPRFPVPEGETEGSWMIKEVENGLNDRYPGGIPDTVRKQAEYETDVILQMGFPGYFLVVADFINWAKDNGIRVGPGRGSGAGSMVAYAMKITDLDPLQHGLIFERFLNPDRVSMPDFDVDFDDRRRGEVIQYVTEKYGDERVAQIVTYGTIKAKQALKDAGRVLGFPFSMGDRLTKAMPPAVMGKDMPLDGMFNPEHPRYKEASEFRTLIETDAEAKTVFDTALGLENLKRQWGVHAAGVIMSSEPLIDIIPIMRREQDGQIVTQFDYPACESLGLIKMDFLGLRNLTIINDALDNIEANRGHPLVLEDLALDDAASYELLARGDTLGVFQLDGGPMRSLLRLMRPDNFEDISAVLALYRPGPMGVNSHINYALRKNKQQEIEPIHPELEEPLADILDTTYGLIVYQEQVMAVAQRVAGYTLGQADLLRRAMGKKKKSELDKQKEIFFGGMTERGFGDVAQQTLWKVLESFADYAFNKAHTAAYGLVSYWTAYLKAHYPAEYMAALLTSVGDSKDKMAVYLNECRRMGIKVLPPDVNESIRYFAAVGEDIRFGLGAVRNVGTNVVDGIVASRQEAKYTSFHDFLAKVPAHAANKRTVESLIKAGAFDSLGSTRRALIEVHEDACEGAVIDKKREANGEVGFDFDSLWDEPQQVVKVPERPEWTKKDKLAFEREMLGLYVSDHPLAGLEVPLAKHASTSIHDLLASEDVQDGDQVTVAGLLTSVQHRVAKQSGNPYGMVTVEDFNGEVTVMFMGKTYAEFAPILQGDSILVVRGRVSRRDDGLNLHAQSAFAPDLEGLDDAGGLTLVVPEQRANEALVGELAQMLQRHSGSTEVVLKLHKGGTAKVFEVPMPVRVTADLFGELKGLLGPNCLG
- the nrdR gene encoding transcriptional regulator NrdR, which encodes MHCPFCRNPDSRVIDSRTSDDGLSIRRRRQCPKCGGRFSTVETASLNVIKRSGVVEPFSREKVMSGVRKACQGRPVTDADLAVLAQQVEENIRQTGSSQIEANEIGLSILGPLRELDEVAYLRFASVYQAFDSLDDFDAAIAQLRADHAERFSGQTGESDPVQ
- the erpA gene encoding iron-sulfur cluster insertion protein ErpA, whose amino-acid sequence is MTDTTLSSSAETREHGVGLTAAASDKVKSLLSQEGRDDLRLRVAVQPGGCSGLIYQLYFDERYLDGDKVVDFDGVEVIVDDMSVPYLDGANIDFKDTISEQGFTIDNPNAQGSCACGDSFH